One Cryptosporidium parvum Iowa II chromosome 1, whole genome shotgun sequence genomic window, ATGTTCGTGAAatggaattaaaaataaaggaaGAGTTAgacaaaataaattgtgATGGATTACCAGAgcaaaaatatttagaaCTCAAAATAACTGTAAGAGATTTACTTCGCACTGATGAAGTTCAATCTAATAACTTGGTTGGTGAATGTTTTGAAGACTGCTTGACAAAAGAAACAATAACGAGCAGTATGACGAGTGTTTACAAATCTTTACTTAGTGCTATATTGGTATTAAAGAGCTTTGGGGCTACTTTTCTTGGTGTAGATTTTTTTAaacttttatttgaaaatatattaaaattatttgaggactatacaaaaaaatgtGCACAACAAATCAAAAAAGTTAAATCCCTTACAGAAGAAGAAGTACAAAATTTGCAAATGAGTacaatgaaaaaaaaatataagaaaaagaaagaactTTATAAACAATCATTAATGATTCGAgctgaaattgaaaaaaaagagaatagagaaagaaaacaaagagaaaagaaaataaaagaagaaaaggaaaGGCTAGAAAGAGAACGTTTAAGTGAAGAGATTAAAAACAAAGAGAAGAAATCACGCAAAAAGAAAACTAGATCTAAAAGAGAATTTCCTATTGTAGAAGCTAGTGCAGCCGATATTTCAAAGGAAGATGTAGAAGCACAAACAAGTACTAGTTCATATGCTTCTCAAGAAGTTTCATCCGAAGCTAAACAGCAAGCATGCAGGCCAAAACTTAATAGAAAGCAAGAGAAACTCAACAAACTTTTAAAAGAAGAGCAGAAGTCTTTACAAAGGGAAGAGGTAAAGAAAACTATTCTAGAACAAAAATATAGTAATTTATCGACAAAAAAGAGGAAACAAGACGAAAGAAAGACTAAGAATGAGAATAGAAGAGAAAGAGAAGAGAGAGAAAGGCTTGAAGAGAGAGAAAGAGAAATggagaaagagaaaaaaaaacggGAAAGGATAGAGCATACTAATTACATGTATACactattaaattcaataagTTCGATTGAGGGATTATTTGCCGAAGCTGAAAAAAGTAGAGCTGGCATATCGGGCTTAATTTCATTagtttttcaaataatttctgaAGAAAAAGTTGAAACCGAAGAAGCAAGCACTGAAGAAGGTATTTCAAGCATGTTTGCTTCACTTTCAGTGTCAGATACTGTTACTTCACAACAACAAGCTAGTGGTTTATCTAGGACTGGGATGGAGTTAGGAGCAAGACCAAAAACTAGAGTTGGAGGTCCCAAACCTCGTTCTAGTTCTAGTTCTAGTTCTAGTTCTCGCTCAAGGTCAAGCGCAAGGCGAAGGTCAAGATCAAGAAGTAGGAGCAGAAGAAGTAGTAAAAGCAGGGTGAGGAGCAGTAGAAGCAGGGTGAGGAGTAGTAGAAGCAGAGGAAGGAGCAGAAGCAGAGATAAATCTTCAGAAGCCAGAGCATTAACATTTGATGGATTTGAAGTACCTGAttctatattttcaagtacTTTACAAGAAGACCCAAATAAAAGTTCAAAATTCTTACAATATTTCCAAACTGTAAATGAGTTGGACAGTCAAGATTCATCTGTTTTCgaacaaaaatatttagaatatgaacaaaaattaattgatttaactGTAGTTACTCAAAATTCACTTGAAGATGAAATACTCAGTGCATTAGAGCTGTGTGGCAGCTTAATTCAAACTTTGCATGAAGTTGTTATTCCACTTGTACATGGTAAAGAATTAATGTATCttaaattattggaaagaacatttgttaaattttttataaagtttttaatatttcttcaacaaaaaaaagatgaataGGAAATCTTAATTACTTGATATTTggagtaataataaagttaattatttagaagaaataattgtttaaatGTGTAGATATATAATTGGATATGCCTTTTCAAATGTTTGTATTAAATTGCAAcgttaatttaatttaaatatttgatataatTAAGTTAATATAATATGCTGTTTTGAcagcaataataaattaatggagatattaatttaaaaacaTGCGTTCAAATTTGGTTGATTACATTAAcgtaatttattaaatatatgtAAGAATTTTGTAGAGTTACAATATCACCTAGTAATTTAGTTTCAATAAGTAATTTCTAATATAGAAAATGGGTTTTCtaatgattttttattattttaaatttttttttttcatttatatttaatttatagaaaaaaagttaGTTCAGAAACTTAATCCATTTACatgatttatatatttatttatttttttttaaatataagattattgaataaatttctgaattaattgGATTTTAATAAGTAAAGATATAAAGCTAGAGAAGtactttaataaaatgattaaaaattgtatttttgaattccttttaaaataatttaatattacaatgtaattttgaatgaatatatatgtaaatggatatatatatgattataataataacatgATTTATTGcaattaagaataaaataCTGTTTATTGTATCtttaattacaaataaattatttattcaattaaatgattattttaaGCCATTTATCTAagttaaaattataatatttaggaatttgatataaataatgatatttgaataaattgtttgaaatgaataaaaaataatactcGTATTAggtttttaatatttggtattattacaattaaaaagtcattgtttcaaatatatatattatattatggttgaacaaaataattgataaaaacgagtttttcttttaaagattaacaaaatttaataaaatgaatattaataataatagtggTTTTGAACAAAATAGTATTAGACCTTATGGCTATTTTGTGGTAGAATTCAGTAAAAATAGTTTTTAACTTAAGCTGTTATAGTATTGGATTTAAACCGATGTAATACTGGATTGAAACAAATACTGTATGGATGTTTGATTGAAATTCTCAGAGGTCAATGGAAATTAAACAATGTCAATGCTGAGAAGATATTTTTAACAGTATCtaatataaaattgaaaCATTGGTaccaattaaaaaaattatcaaaaatttattaattttttttattaaattaagatttatgtaatttttatatgtaatttattgattttattaaaaggTTGTTCAAAAAtctttgtattttttttaaatgaatattGAAGTTATATATTTGTTCTGAATTGAGAATATAggttaaattaaataaaaatatatggGAAAGTGGTATAATTGTTTAAtcatattaaaagaataacattattatttgaaatagatTTTTTTGCTCTGatacaaatttaaatattaattagtgatgaaaatttaagataaaataaagtttatatattaatttttatattaataaatttttagatgaatcaagaatttgtatttattatgtaaaataattgagttataataataataaattgtaattttagtaaaattcttattttccttcattaatgaattaataatagtgataaatatttaagacAAATATGATTtacaataaaaattaaatcaaataacaataaaatTTGTATAACAGTAAAAATTCTAAGATCTACTTTAAATAGtctcttttttctttcttttacgtttataataaatttgtatttgtATAATATAGTTactattttgatttaagaactaaaatcaaattcatgaataatttcaattaatatataacaAGACCGACTTCTTCTAGCCGTGACCCTTTTTTGCAAATTCTGCaattaacaaatattcTAAGAAAACAGAAAAGTACATGTAGACATTTGAACTTAAATTAAAGAGAATACTAATATCACAAAACTGTATTTTCGACACTCTACATAAACTAAAGTTTTACTTTAAATGATTCCCAACTATTGTCGAAGCAATTTGTCTTCAATAGCCTCTACTTTGGGGCGGGGTACAAAGAAATAACTTACAATTAATACTCAAGGATACCATTAGTCACTACAAATAGctttatcaaaattaatcTATTTAGtttcatttatttcaagTTTTTGTAATATTCAAACTTGTATTATTTCTGCTTTCGTTTTCTGGAATActtgtaataataacagACTTAGCAATATCAACACGTTCTGTAAGTGACTTTGATGGAAGGACGTTGACTAATAAAGCCTGTGAATCACTTGACATAATGTTGAATACCTGAACATTACTTGCTTGCGGGAATATAAAAGAGTTGAGAGGAGTTCGAGATTTTAAAGACTTCTCTGATTGACCGGTAAGAGGTTTCATAGATTTAACTAGTTGTGATTCGCTAGTTCTATTAGTAGATAAGGGAACAACTCGACTCAATGAGGTTCTGGTTTCATTGACAAGAGCTTGATTTAGAGATTTTGATCTAGTTTCTTCTCCAGTGTTACCTAATACGACTGGACCTAATCCCGTAGACCCTAGTCCACGCTCACCTCTATCGGTTTCATCAAGTTGATCAACTAAGCTAAATGAGACAGGTTTACCATCGTAACCAGTAAGAGAGACGTATCTTTGCccaatttttaattcataatcataatctttaatattgtCGAAAGGAATTCTTAATTCGCCTCTAAAACCAGCATCAAATATCCCGCCAGGAACAGCCAATCTAAGTGGACTTTTAGAAATAGAAGATCTTCCAACAATAGTATAACTAGAAGGTTCATTATAATCATCATAAGCAGCAATCTTAAACCAGTCCTAACAAAACCAGTTTCTCCTGCTTTAATAATCTGATCTTCGATGATGAATAAATCTAACCCCGAGTCCCCTTTATAATGAATAGTGTGATTGCTATAAAGCTGTTGAGCAATAATAGTTAGTGGTAAAATAAGAAAACGCATCTTATGCCTTAAATAAAGAAGCAAGTATATACTAAAAAACGAGGAATGtaataaagattttattgcacgtaaaaaaaatctaagTGTTTGAAGTGATTCAGTGGATTGGTTCTTTAGCCGATAGTTTTTTCTTGTCTATTAGACATAAGATTAGGCggcatattttttttgtaataaatttatatataaattattttaatataagtaatatattgaattaatatttaattttttcaagtaatttataatttaaataaattataaaattatatgtaattataataattaattttattaaattacaAATAGGTAAATATAATGCATAGTATATTAACATTAAATAGTCtgttt contains:
- a CDS encoding signal peptide, possible 4-5x transmembrane domain, SKSR family paralog, telomeric gene (transcripts identified by EST) — encoded protein: MKSTRIKTFIFIIYFFALFFNNISQIKAAEAPDDNSSDDLSQEHVTHITGENNPLYAMVSSLAGNYYERNILAELIIVELSIYVSLLLKLFALVNSVEIEERCLPLKQFFVSFLLNSTFERRNNMVSKEKFEILKQSLNSKYIDLRDKLSQQMHENSVKLFDTVIKNKNLIQENIDFLLNILLVLFDLGIERFLGSSAFALFSFFDEYELVLDDFSSIFSSSSRKEISCRFISNKDAIKWVDFDFCYNRVDLNSLEEKVDKSDRDQFTSQIINSSSLDIEELCKTKEILLTALDLLKTGLYIIFIFERNAFFAFLSHVREMELKIKEELDKINCDGLPEQKYLELKITVRDLLRTDEVQSNNLVGECFEDCLTKETITSSMTSVYKSLLSAILVLKSFGATFLGVDFFKLLFENILKLFEDYTKKCAQQIKKVKSLTEEEVQNLQMSTMKKKYKKKKELYKQSLMIRAEIEKKENRERKQREKKIKEEKERLERERLSEEIKNKEKKSRKKKTRSKREFPIVEASAADISKEDVEAQTSTSSYASQEVSSEAKQQACRPKLNRKQEKLNKLLKEEQKSLQREEVKKTILEQKYSNLSTKKRKQDERKTKNENRREREERERLEEREREMEKEKKKRERIEHTNYMYTLLNSISSIEGLFAEAEKSRAGISGLISLVFQIISEEKVETEEASTEEGISSMFASLSVSDTVTSQQQASGLSRTGMELGARPKTRVGGPKPRSSSSSSSSSRSRSSARRRSRSRSRSRRSSKSRVRSSRSRVRSSRSRGRSRSRDKSSEARALTFDGFEVPDSIFSSTLQEDPNKSSKFLQYFQTVNELDSQDSSVFEQKYLEYEQKLIDLTVVTQNSLEDEILSALELCGSLIQTLHEVVIPLVHGKELMYLKLLERTFVKFFIKFLIFLQQKKDE